One stretch of Archocentrus centrarchus isolate MPI-CPG fArcCen1 chromosome 5, fArcCen1, whole genome shotgun sequence DNA includes these proteins:
- the LOC115780269 gene encoding carbohydrate sulfotransferase 11: protein MRKPKVIRMVFALCLGCFIMVIFYFNSSLKPASETVGERSGGQKSRRSPLQTLYDGDQVESAVQAIHQGRRELLEEACRSHTRKRRVLIPEDLKHVIVDDQHGLLYCYVPKVACTNWKRVLMVLTGVAGSNSDPLAIPANEAHIPGNLRTLSEYSTSQINQRLRSYLKFVFVREPFERLVSAYRNKFTRSYNTAFHKRYGTKIVRRHRPDPQPEALERGNDVSFEEFVYYLVDPATQREEPFNEHWERVHSLCHPCLIHYDVVGKYETLEQDSRYVLQLAGVEDQVSFPASSKSTRTTGDMAAQFFHSISPFYQKKLYNLYRMDFLLFNYSVPAYLKFR from the exons CCTCAGAGACAGTGGGGGAACGCAGCGGTGGGCAGAAGTCGAGAAGGAGTCCTCTACAGACGCTGTATGACGGCGATCAG GTTGAGTCAGCAGTACAGGCGATCCATCAGGGAAGACGAGAGCTGTTAGAAGAAGCTTGTCGCTCCCACACCCGCAAACGCAGAGTCCTCATCCCCGAGGACCTGAAGCACGTCATCGTGGACGACCAGCACGGCTTGCTGTACTGCTATGTCCCCAAAGTGGCTTGCACCAACTGGAAGCGGGTGCTCATGGTTCTGACAGGCGTTGCTGGGTCCAAcagtgaccccctggcaatCCCTGCCAATGAGGCCCACATCCCAGGAAACCTCCGCACACTTTCCGAGTACTCCACGTCCCAGATTAACCAGCGGCTGCGCTCATACCTGAAGTTCGTCTTCGTACGCGAGCCCTTTGAGCGGCTGGTGTCCGCGTACCGCAACAAATTCACACGGAGCTACAACACAGCCTTTCATAAACGATACGGCACAAAGATAGTGAGGCGGCACAGGCCTGACCCACAGCCGGAAGCTCTGGAGAGAGGAAATGACGTCTCTTTCGAAGAGTTTGTCTATTACCTCGTGGATCCGGCCACCCAGCGAGAAGAGCCCTTCAACGAGCACTGGGAGCGGGTGCACTCGCTGTGCCACCCCTGCCTCATCCACTACGATGTGGTGGGGAAATACGAGACGCTGGAGCAGGACTCCCGCTACGTGCTGCAGCTGGCCGGGGTGGAGGACCAAGTTAGTTTCCCTGCCTCGTCCAAGAGCACCAGGACTACAGGAGACATGGCTGCCCAGTTCTTCCACAGCATCAGCCCTTTCTATCAGAAGAAGCTATACAATCTGTATCGGATGGACTTCCTGCTTTTCAACTACTCAGTGCCAGCCTACCTCAAGTTTAGATGA